In one window of Patescibacteria group bacterium DNA:
- a CDS encoding type II secretion system F family protein produces MVVNFSSQDYGANDVKKEEVPIMDKINNFLLTLTPIALKEKLFFVQHLGLMLKSGISLARALKTLADQSENKHFNQILTDVASRVEKGSSFAESLEDYRKVFGDLFLSMIDAGELSGKLEEVLRQLFVQMKKEHQLVSKVKGAMTYPAVILFAMFGIGAFMLIVVVPKITAMFDELHAELPLATKILIGASDAIRNNGIMVVIGLGIFITAWVKILKTYKGRYILQTILLRAPVFGTIIKKINLARFARNISSLLKTDIMIVKCFQITANVLGNLHYKAALNDMSQVIKQGGKLNEAVKAYPHLFTPVVVQMIAIGEETGELDNILMELAEFYEDEVDQIMENLPTIIEPLLILALGLGVGGVAVAIVMPMFAISSAI; encoded by the coding sequence ATGGTAGTTAATTTTAGTTCGCAGGACTATGGCGCAAATGATGTCAAAAAAGAAGAGGTGCCTATAATGGATAAAATTAATAATTTTCTTCTGACTCTGACTCCAATCGCACTAAAAGAAAAATTATTTTTTGTGCAACACTTGGGATTGATGCTTAAGTCCGGCATTTCTCTTGCGCGTGCGCTTAAGACTTTAGCTGACCAATCCGAGAATAAACATTTTAATCAAATTTTAACTGATGTGGCTAGCCGAGTTGAAAAAGGCTCAAGTTTTGCTGAATCCTTAGAGGATTATCGTAAAGTTTTTGGTGATCTTTTTTTGAGTATGATCGACGCCGGAGAATTGTCAGGTAAACTAGAGGAGGTGCTTAGACAACTTTTTGTGCAGATGAAAAAAGAGCATCAATTAGTTTCTAAGGTGAAAGGGGCCATGACGTATCCGGCAGTTATCCTATTTGCGATGTTCGGTATCGGTGCTTTTATGTTAATCGTGGTGGTTCCAAAAATTACAGCCATGTTTGATGAGTTACATGCTGAATTGCCACTAGCCACAAAAATTTTGATTGGGGCCAGTGATGCTATTAGAAATAATGGCATAATGGTTGTGATTGGATTGGGAATTTTTATTACAGCTTGGGTCAAGATATTAAAAACCTATAAAGGAAGATACATTCTTCAGACAATCTTGTTGCGGGCACCGGTTTTTGGCACAATTATCAAAAAAATTAATCTCGCGCGTTTCGCGAGAAATATTAGTTCTCTTTTGAAGACTGATATTATGATTGTAAAATGCTTCCAAATCACTGCCAACGTTCTGGGAAATTTACATTATAAGGCGGCCTTGAATGATATGTCGCAAGTAATCAAGCAGGGCGGTAAATTAAATGAAGCTGTTAAGGCCTATCCCCATCTTTTTACTCCAGTAGTTGTGCAAATGATTGCCATTGGCGAAGAGACTGGTGAGCTTGATAATATTTTAATGGAATTAGCTGAGTTTTACGAAGATGAAGTTGATCAGATTATGGAAAATTTACCAACTATTATTGAGCCCTTATTAATTCTTGCACTTGGCCTAGGCGTTGGTGGCGTGGCCGTGGCTATCGTGATGCCAATGTTTGCCATTTCATCGGCAATATAA
- a CDS encoding prepilin-type N-terminal cleavage/methylation domain-containing protein: MKLSPQKNQKGFTLIEVTVSLAIIAVLILGVYSLVILSLRITADNKNYVSAIEIANQKMEQIRNMPYDNVGTIDSSIVSGTIPQIVTIERGGVFTVTTNVTMPNDPYDDIAGVDTIPNDYKQATVKVGWESSYGPKSISVFSKIVSKTKEVAAGYGLLELHSVDSNGLPVPNANVYIDNDILVPAMHEHTTVTDANGILNMALLKSFQGYKITVSKAGYSTDYSLDPASGLTPIHLSITEGNKTAESFSIDKLATLIVKTYSDNIPANWMVNKATSTSSKSKTAISKDDSGNIYFIWQDVVDATNAGVFIQKYNSAKTRQWLNDVRVETSSNETNPSIATSKNGTSYVVWQDSSIALKSLAKAPVESSLASNDDLTSPSSDKVLNVNKIVKSSLLRPLSNVGRLAELYFNKIKVFLFHDIRNNSHIFVAKIKKYFSNNSAVAAGTVTIVQTKIGANVNNSPTLSATFDSAPLSGNVIIAIASHRHSFTSFITPAGFTKSVYSDVSASLDAGIWHKVAGASESKTVSITNSGDINGGVLMLMEVSGLETASLLDVVSMNYQGDLSKTGNTDLTATSTNNSFGVAAVSFGDDAFTAPTSANWQSSSSNVYTQKMWDDWNSGSKGSLSVATININAGVPQKATLGPLLGGSNTYRNSVLAIFKIKNDTSVSAINSQTASITFPATNQYIGGSFAITASSTNSVSSIKISEDGTVDAQNNLENIHLYYDIDSSFPYDCVSESYAGTDLQFGTNTGFDSYDGVAIFTKVGGVTIDTTHSLCVYTVLDVKSSSNKNDTVEIKISNPATDVIISAGLMTPGSTVAIAGTTILLKPAELQQIHYRFRNDDGDESTASWSKTEDNNLITKIGAPVRLRFAVTNAGSFDSAATSYQIQYGEKDTTCAAISVWSSLPAKWKMYNSSNINDGDATTDSTGITNENTNFKASQIKDTGSQTSALTLTSSDFTEIEYSLEADGSASEKTYCFRLTNAGATTQFNYIEYPEISIVGDDNIYIKSFNNDGSEHWGVKRVHLDSSSVNQQNPQIAITENFGTATTTVIWEDSRNGNIDIYAQSFNEGGNRLWSSDLRITSSSTNEINPVIDIDAEDNIYISWEEQGDIYLQKFDIDGNKLWLEPINITNSGVADFRPRISHASTTALLSWTASESSIYNTYLAKFDSTGSLIWKERANVESSEKNQFYPTIASNDSNVYVTWTDDRNGNNNIYAQKFNLSGVAEWTNDQKITDDIDSSDQNSPAIIISSDNKIFSAWHDERSLSKEIYATEISEPGTPTVVANVPLVITGSRLIYKDPLQYKYSQTHATDGGGDLSLQLEWDASYQIVASSTLTGLIVTECRPLNCPISISADEIKTIEIYVK; the protein is encoded by the coding sequence ATGAAATTATCCCCCCAAAAAAATCAAAAAGGCTTTACATTAATTGAGGTTACAGTCTCTTTGGCTATAATCGCTGTTTTGATTTTGGGAGTTTACAGCTTGGTAATCTTGTCTCTTAGAATAACGGCTGACAACAAAAACTATGTATCAGCGATTGAGATTGCCAATCAAAAAATGGAGCAGATTCGCAATATGCCCTATGATAATGTCGGAACTATTGACAGCAGTATTGTCTCTGGCACAATTCCTCAAATAGTTACCATTGAAAGAGGTGGAGTTTTTACGGTTACAACAAACGTCACCATGCCAAACGATCCATACGATGATATTGCTGGAGTAGATACCATCCCTAATGACTATAAGCAGGCCACGGTTAAAGTTGGTTGGGAAAGTAGTTATGGTCCAAAAAGTATATCTGTGTTTTCTAAAATAGTTTCCAAGACCAAAGAAGTGGCCGCTGGCTATGGCTTGCTAGAGCTTCATTCTGTTGATTCTAATGGATTACCCGTTCCTAATGCTAATGTCTATATAGATAATGATATTTTAGTTCCTGCCATGCATGAACATACGACAGTTACTGATGCAAACGGCATATTAAACATGGCGCTTCTTAAGTCATTTCAAGGTTATAAGATTACGGTTAGCAAGGCTGGTTATAGCACTGATTATTCTCTCGACCCCGCTTCCGGTTTAACACCAATTCATCTCTCAATTACTGAGGGTAATAAAACAGCTGAAAGTTTTTCAATAGATAAGCTAGCTACACTTATTGTTAAAACATATTCTGATAATATTCCTGCAAATTGGATGGTCAATAAGGCGACGTCGACAAGTAGTAAGTCAAAAACAGCTATTTCAAAAGATGATTCCGGAAATATTTATTTCATTTGGCAAGATGTAGTTGATGCGACAAACGCAGGTGTTTTTATTCAAAAATATAACTCTGCCAAGACCAGACAATGGCTAAATGATGTTAGAGTGGAAACCTCAAGTAATGAAACTAATCCTAGTATTGCCACAAGCAAGAACGGCACTTCTTATGTTGTTTGGCAGGACAGTTCAATAGCTTTAAAATCATTGGCAAAAGCTCCAGTTGAATCAAGTCTAGCCAGTAATGATGACTTGACTAGCCCCAGCAGTGATAAGGTTCTAAACGTGAATAAAATTGTTAAAAGTTCCTTGCTGAGACCGCTAAGTAATGTTGGCAGACTTGCTGAATTGTATTTTAATAAAATAAAAGTTTTTTTATTTCATGATATTAGAAATAATTCACATATTTTTGTTGCTAAAATTAAAAAATATTTTAGCAATAACAGTGCTGTTGCCGCCGGTACAGTTACAATTGTACAGACAAAAATAGGCGCAAACGTAAACAATTCACCAACCTTGTCAGCTACCTTTGATAGTGCCCCACTTAGCGGTAATGTTATTATTGCCATTGCAAGTCATCGGCATAGTTTCACTTCATTTATTACGCCAGCTGGTTTTACAAAATCAGTTTATAGCGATGTCTCAGCTAGTCTGGATGCTGGTATCTGGCATAAAGTTGCGGGCGCTAGCGAATCAAAAACAGTCTCTATTACAAATTCTGGCGATATAAATGGCGGTGTCTTGATGCTTATGGAGGTAAGTGGACTCGAAACCGCTAGCTTGCTTGATGTTGTCTCAATGAATTATCAAGGTGACTTGTCTAAAACTGGCAACACCGACTTGACTGCCACTTCAACAAATAACAGTTTTGGCGTCGCGGCAGTGTCTTTTGGTGACGACGCTTTTACGGCACCAACTTCGGCAAATTGGCAATCATCATCATCTAATGTGTATACTCAGAAAATGTGGGATGATTGGAATTCTGGAAGCAAAGGGTCCTTGAGTGTGGCGACGATAAATATAAATGCTGGTGTTCCACAAAAGGCTACGCTTGGGCCCTTGCTAGGTGGTAGCAATACGTATAGAAATAGCGTCTTGGCAATTTTTAAAATTAAAAATGACACCTCTGTTAGTGCAATAAATTCTCAAACAGCCTCTATCACCTTCCCTGCCACAAACCAATATATTGGTGGTTCTTTTGCAATTACGGCAAGTTCTACAAACTCTGTCAGTAGTATAAAAATAAGTGAAGATGGAACTGTTGATGCGCAAAATAATTTAGAAAATATTCACTTGTATTATGATATAGACTCTAGTTTTCCATATGACTGCGTTAGTGAGTCGTACGCTGGTACCGATTTGCAATTTGGTACTAATACTGGTTTTGATAGTTACGATGGTGTGGCAATATTTACAAAAGTTGGTGGTGTGACAATCGATACCACACATAGTCTTTGTGTCTATACAGTTCTAGATGTTAAAAGTTCGTCTAATAAAAATGACACCGTTGAAATTAAAATAAGTAATCCGGCAACAGATGTTATAATTAGCGCTGGTCTTATGACTCCTGGATCTACTGTCGCCATTGCGGGAACAACCATTCTTTTAAAACCAGCTGAATTGCAGCAGATTCATTATAGATTTCGCAATGATGATGGTGATGAAAGCACTGCTTCTTGGAGTAAGACCGAAGATAATAATTTGATAACCAAAATAGGGGCTCCGGTTAGACTGAGATTTGCCGTTACCAATGCAGGCAGCTTTGATTCCGCTGCTACTAGTTATCAGATTCAGTACGGCGAAAAAGATACTACCTGTGCTGCAATTTCAGTCTGGAGTTCATTGCCGGCAAAATGGAAAATGTACAACTCGAGCAATATTAACGATGGTGATGCAACGACTGATTCTACTGGTATTACCAATGAAAATACTAATTTTAAGGCTAGTCAAATAAAAGATACTGGTAGTCAAACTTCAGCACTGACACTCACCTCTTCTGATTTTACCGAAATTGAATATTCTCTTGAGGCTGATGGTAGTGCATCTGAAAAAACTTATTGCTTCCGCTTGACCAATGCTGGCGCAACCACCCAGTTTAACTATATTGAATATCCCGAGATTAGCATTGTCGGCGATGATAATATTTATATAAAAAGTTTTAATAATGACGGGAGTGAACACTGGGGCGTGAAAAGAGTTCATTTGGATTCGTCTAGTGTTAATCAGCAAAATCCGCAAATTGCTATCACGGAAAATTTTGGCACGGCCACAACTACGGTTATTTGGGAAGATAGTCGCAATGGCAATATTGATATTTACGCGCAAAGCTTTAATGAGGGCGGCAACCGCTTATGGAGTAGTGATTTGAGAATCACTAGTTCTTCAACAAATGAAATAAATCCCGTGATTGATATCGACGCAGAAGACAATATTTATATCAGCTGGGAGGAACAAGGCGATATTTATTTACAAAAATTTGATATTGATGGTAATAAGTTGTGGCTTGAGCCTATTAATATCACTAATTCAGGTGTTGCAGATTTTCGACCAAGAATTAGCCATGCTTCAACAACTGCCCTTTTATCCTGGACTGCATCAGAATCATCTATTTATAATACTTATTTAGCCAAATTTGATAGCACAGGTAGCTTAATTTGGAAAGAACGGGCAAATGTAGAGTCTAGTGAAAAAAACCAATTCTACCCGACTATTGCTAGTAATGATTCTAATGTTTATGTAACATGGACTGATGATCGTAATGGTAATAACAACATCTATGCTCAAAAATTTAATCTCAGCGGTGTTGCAGAGTGGACCAATGATCAAAAAATAACCGACGATATAGACTCGTCAGATCAAAATTCACCTGCTATTATCATAAGTTCAGATAATAAAATTTTTAGTGCTTGGCACGATGAAAGAAGTTTATCCAAGGAGATCTATGCAACCGAAATTAGCGAACCAGGAACACCAACGGTGGTGGCCAATGTCCCCTTGGTTATAACCGGCTCAAGATTGATATACAAAGATCCATTGCAGTATAAATATAGTCAAACGCATGCTACTGACGGTGGTGGTGACTTGTCTTTGCAGTTGGAGTGGGATGCATCATATCAAATAGTTGCAAGCAGCACCTTGACAGGGCTAATTGTGACTGAATGCCGCCCCCTTAACTGCCCTATTAGTATTAGCGCTGATGAAATAAAAACAATTGAAATTTATGTTAAATAA
- a CDS encoding type II secretion system GspH family protein, whose translation MLNKILKKPLFFYMAGHSFSSTMKNKTGFTMIELIVVIAVMGVISTMVLNFTVMGLRASRFEAEQAEAVKQARDAMNIMKTEIRGANNSAHGDYPISVITNQEFAFFSDIDKDDVYEKVRYYLDGLELKKAVIEPNISNLYTDPPVITVIANYVNNQTENVFNYYTSNYTIAGDINEVRLINMNLKINVTPEISPADIYVETDVALRNLKSNL comes from the coding sequence ATGTTAAATAAAATTTTAAAAAAGCCATTGTTTTTTTATATGGCTGGGCATTCATTTTCCTCAACTATGAAAAATAAAACCGGTTTCACTATGATTGAATTAATTGTCGTGATTGCAGTTATGGGTGTCATCTCAACCATGGTTTTAAATTTTACCGTCATGGGTCTGAGAGCTTCTCGTTTTGAGGCTGAACAAGCTGAAGCGGTCAAACAAGCCAGAGATGCAATGAACATTATGAAGACTGAAATTAGAGGCGCAAATAATTCCGCCCATGGTGATTACCCGATTTCTGTAATTACTAATCAAGAGTTTGCTTTTTTCTCCGACATCGACAAGGATGATGTGTATGAAAAAGTTAGATACTACCTCGACGGCTTGGAGTTAAAAAAAGCTGTCATTGAGCCCAATATCTCTAATTTGTATACAGACCCACCAGTCATTACGGTTATTGCTAATTACGTCAATAATCAAACCGAAAATGTCTTTAACTACTATACCTCTAATTATACTATTGCTGGGGATATTAACGAGGTTAGATTAATTAATATGAATTTAAAAATCAACGTTACTCCGGAAATATCACCGGCTGATATTTATGTCGAAACTGATGTTGCTCTCCGTAATCTTAAATCAAATTTATAA
- the pilM gene encoding type IV pilus assembly protein PilM, producing the protein MLSFRQSNFPIGLDISDTSLKLVQLRKKTNKIKIQAMGRVELPIGTIEKGEIKNQRVFLESLEKLIAKPKFGNITTNEIVACLPESKTYIELIKIAKSSNQIENVIETEMEKYFPISANELFYDWQIFSEDKNNYSVLIGAAEKAVVTQYIAIFNKAKLSTVALEIESVAICRALLTEESPNFKIKQFKNYLIIDIGYNRTNLIAYSGNAIVFSVSIPVSGREITKKIADILEISEEQAEKAKIICGLDETIAKGIIKKILANTLDVVNKRIESALEFYNNNYSSLGPINEIILSGGGSNIKDLDKIIAENIKIETKNGDIFTHLDREFSDSFSKNLIETHDLKLDNIKGLDDKKLSIKQSTSSGYATAIGLSLRNIFIANK; encoded by the coding sequence ATGCTCTCATTCAGACAATCAAATTTTCCCATCGGACTTGACATATCAGACACCTCGCTTAAATTAGTTCAATTAAGGAAAAAAACCAACAAAATTAAAATTCAGGCGATGGGACGAGTTGAATTGCCTATCGGTACTATTGAAAAAGGTGAAATAAAAAATCAACGTGTTTTTTTGGAATCATTGGAGAAGTTAATTGCTAAGCCAAAATTTGGCAATATTACCACTAATGAAATTGTTGCATGTTTGCCAGAGTCAAAAACTTACATAGAATTAATCAAGATTGCTAAATCATCAAATCAGATTGAAAATGTAATAGAGACTGAGATGGAAAAATATTTCCCCATTTCCGCTAATGAATTATTTTATGATTGGCAAATATTTAGTGAAGATAAAAATAACTATAGTGTTTTAATCGGCGCTGCCGAGAAAGCTGTAGTAACACAGTATATTGCCATTTTTAATAAAGCCAAGCTTTCAACGGTTGCTTTGGAGATTGAGTCTGTGGCCATTTGCCGGGCTTTATTGACCGAGGAGTCACCAAATTTCAAAATTAAGCAATTTAAAAATTACCTAATTATTGATATAGGCTACAATCGTACCAATTTAATAGCCTATTCTGGCAATGCCATTGTTTTTTCAGTAAGCATCCCCGTGTCTGGCAGAGAGATTACAAAAAAAATTGCCGATATTTTAGAAATAAGCGAGGAACAAGCCGAGAAGGCAAAGATAATTTGCGGTCTTGATGAAACAATTGCCAAGGGTATAATTAAAAAAATTCTTGCTAACACCTTAGACGTTGTTAACAAAAGAATTGAGTCTGCTCTAGAATTTTACAATAATAATTATAGTAGCCTTGGGCCGATTAATGAAATAATTTTATCTGGCGGTGGTTCTAATATTAAAGACCTAGATAAAATTATTGCAGAAAATATAAAAATCGAAACAAAAAATGGTGATATTTTTACACACCTAGATAGAGAATTTAGTGATAGTTTTTCTAAAAATTTGATAGAAACCCATGATCTAAAATTAGACAATATCAAGGGGTTAGATGATAAAAAACTTTCAATTAAACAAAGTACCAGCTCTGGATACGCGACAGCTATCGGACTGTCATTAAGAAATATATTTATAGCTAATAAATAA
- the pilO gene encoding type 4a pilus biogenesis protein PilO, which produces MNLNNQKHYSAKQKITNIIFLFIVFFGALLYFAIIPSIAAINDLEVKIINEKINSEKKYQIENNAISLNKKIGEIEPSVKTLEEVFINKNRELEFITVLESVANKNNVEQKISLTSPASEDKTVKATKNNSANKESGNNNLFVPMTITLSGNYKNVVNYLSELQSLKYYINIDGLDFVSGSSNGSLPNDNSSRNQIITLNIVAKTYWK; this is translated from the coding sequence ATGAATTTAAATAATCAAAAACATTATTCAGCTAAGCAAAAAATAACTAATATAATTTTTTTATTTATAGTTTTTTTTGGTGCTTTGTTGTATTTTGCAATTATACCATCAATAGCCGCTATTAATGATCTTGAGGTAAAAATTATTAATGAGAAAATAAACAGTGAAAAAAAATATCAAATTGAAAATAACGCCATTAGTCTAAATAAGAAAATAGGTGAAATTGAACCAAGCGTAAAAACTCTGGAGGAGGTATTTATTAATAAAAACAGAGAATTAGAGTTTATTACCGTTTTGGAAAGTGTTGCGAATAAAAACAATGTAGAGCAAAAAATAAGCCTAACCTCTCCAGCGAGTGAAGATAAAACCGTCAAAGCGACAAAAAACAACAGTGCCAATAAAGAGTCTGGAAATAATAACTTGTTTGTGCCAATGACAATAACCTTAAGCGGTAATTACAAAAATGTAGTGAACTATCTTTCTGAATTACAATCTTTAAAATATTACATCAACATTGATGGATTGGATTTTGTCAGCGGGTCGTCCAACGGCTCCCTGCCTAATGACAATTCTAGCCGCAATCAAATAATTACTTTAAATATAGTGGCAAAAACTTATTGGAAATAA
- a CDS encoding glycosyltransferase codes for MKICLINNLYKPFARGGAEIVLESINGGLAELKHDVFVISTTPRFNKKITNSAGKYNLKSCYYNLGKMPVFFRLFWHFYDMFDIFTALQVKNILSQEKPDLIITNNLKGISFLLPLIIKKTNTRHIHILHDVQLLHPSGLIMHGQEQVLDSLGAKFYMNFSRYLFNFCEEIVSPSQWLLDQHLKRGFFKKITTSVIPNPVNINKIEQYATPKNNIFQFLYVGQVEKYKGVEFLANALATINGVELKIVGDGSYRQQLVENTKNKKNIIITGRKSKEEVVEIMKNADCLIVPSLCYENSPTVIYEAMAAGLPVLGSRIGGITELLHDIGGILFNPGDQTDLQKKIDWIIKNPQKIENLKKNYTKNINNYSLEKYLQKILKNFSNRN; via the coding sequence ATGAAAATTTGCTTGATCAATAACTTATATAAACCCTTTGCGCGCGGTGGCGCTGAAATAGTCCTTGAATCAATCAATGGTGGCCTTGCCGAACTTAAGCATGACGTTTTTGTCATATCAACCACTCCCAGATTTAATAAAAAAATTACTAACAGCGCTGGTAAGTATAATTTAAAATCTTGCTATTATAACCTAGGCAAAATGCCTGTTTTTTTTCGCTTATTTTGGCATTTTTATGACATGTTTGATATTTTTACCGCCTTGCAGGTTAAGAATATTTTGTCACAGGAAAAACCAGATTTAATAATCACCAACAATCTAAAGGGGATTAGCTTTTTACTGCCATTAATAATTAAAAAAACAAATACCAGGCATATTCACATACTTCATGATGTGCAACTATTGCACCCATCAGGCTTGATAATGCACGGACAAGAACAAGTACTAGATAGTCTTGGTGCAAAATTTTACATGAACTTTTCTAGATATTTATTTAACTTTTGCGAAGAAATTGTTTCACCTTCACAATGGCTACTAGACCAGCATCTAAAGAGAGGTTTTTTTAAAAAAATAACTACGAGCGTTATTCCAAACCCGGTTAATATTAACAAGATTGAACAATACGCCACACCAAAAAATAATATTTTTCAATTTCTTTATGTTGGTCAAGTAGAAAAATACAAAGGTGTTGAATTTTTAGCTAACGCCCTTGCCACCATAAATGGAGTTGAATTGAAAATTGTAGGCGACGGAAGTTATCGGCAACAACTCGTGGAAAACACCAAAAATAAAAAAAATATTATTATTACTGGTAGAAAATCAAAAGAAGAAGTTGTTGAAATCATGAAGAATGCTGACTGCTTAATAGTTCCTTCTTTATGCTATGAAAATTCACCAACAGTTATCTACGAGGCCATGGCAGCCGGACTACCAGTGCTAGGTTCACGAATTGGCGGCATTACTGAGCTCCTTCACGACATCGGCGGGATATTATTCAATCCTGGCGACCAGACTGATTTGCAAAAAAAAATAGACTGGATAATAAAAAATCCTCAAAAAATTGAGAATTTAAAAAAAAATTACACAAAAAATATTAACAACTATTCTCTTGAAAAATATTTACAAAAAATATTAAAAAATTTCTCCAATCGTAATTGA
- a CDS encoding DUF2304 family protein yields MLQQYIAIAVIFFFLFRLVWQKKKKQIDSREFLFWFVFWFVAGIIILNLRLVDELVASFGFSSSGINVLLYISVIILFYFVFRIRLRQEKMEREMTKIVKNIAINNIKP; encoded by the coding sequence ATGTTACAACAATACATCGCCATCGCCGTTATCTTTTTTTTCTTATTTAGACTTGTTTGGCAGAAAAAGAAAAAACAAATTGATTCGCGGGAATTTTTATTTTGGTTTGTTTTCTGGTTTGTCGCTGGGATAATAATTCTAAATCTTCGACTTGTCGACGAATTAGTAGCTAGCTTCGGCTTCTCCAGTTCTGGTATTAATGTTTTGCTTTACATCTCGGTGATAATTTTGTTTTACTTTGTTTTTCGTATTCGCCTTCGACAAGAAAAAATGGAAAGAGAAATGACAAAGATAGTAAAAAATATTGCCATTAATAATATCAAACCATAG
- a CDS encoding glycosyltransferase family 2 protein, producing MKIFCVIPAWNEEKKILDVVNEAAKYVDNVVVVDDGSIDQTVEVLKKTNAIVLRHIINRGQGAALQTGNEFALLNGADIVVHFDADGQFLATEIKEVIQPLINNECDIVFGSRFLGKKSKLPFWKEFIIMPLAHLVNKIILGRTLSDPQGGFRALNRKALQEIIITQRGMAHCSEIIYKAFKNKLRIKEVPITVIYDEFGQSFGGGIRIIKDLLLAKLLD from the coding sequence ATGAAAATATTTTGCGTTATTCCAGCGTGGAATGAAGAAAAGAAAATATTAGACGTTGTTAATGAGGCGGCAAAATATGTCGACAATGTTGTTGTAGTTGATGACGGTTCAATTGATCAAACAGTAGAGGTTTTAAAAAAAACCAATGCGATCGTCCTTAGACACATAATAAACAGAGGCCAGGGCGCTGCGCTACAAACAGGCAACGAATTCGCATTGTTGAATGGTGCCGACATCGTCGTTCACTTTGACGCCGACGGACAATTCTTGGCAACAGAAATAAAAGAGGTGATTCAGCCGCTTATTAACAACGAATGTGATATCGTCTTCGGTTCCAGATTTTTAGGCAAAAAATCAAAATTACCATTTTGGAAAGAATTCATTATCATGCCTTTAGCGCATTTAGTGAACAAGATTATTCTAGGCCGAACGCTATCAGACCCACAAGGCGGTTTTCGTGCCCTAAACAGGAAAGCCTTGCAAGAAATAATCATCACACAAAGAGGAATGGCTCATTGCAGTGAAATTATCTATAAAGCTTTTAAAAATAAATTAAGAATTAAGGAGGTGCCAATAACAGTAATCTACGATGAATTTGGTCAAAGCTTCGGCGGCGGCATTCGCATCATCAAGGACTTGCTTTTGGCAAAATTATTAGATTAA
- a CDS encoding GDP-mannose 4,6-dehydratase yields MTKRAIFDKKNVLVIGGAGFIGSHLCDELLKDAKVICIDNFSSGQEKNIDHLLANPDFEFINHDITKTIVLEEYPELQKFKLEFQGIQEIYNLACPMSVKNFNRNKIETLLVNSHGVKNALDLAVQYGAKFLHFSSSVVYGLFDDFEQKIPENYVGKIDHLSERAVYDEGKRFAETMVMNYREEYGIDAKIIRIFRTFGPRMPLGDDQMIPDFITNALDDKDLIIQGDANFSSSFCYVSDCIDAAIKMMSSKFYGPMNIGSDVKVNLTSFAGKVIEAVKSKSKIVYAEEVLFMKPLCLPDLTKARNELGWLPIITLDTGLHKTIDDLRAKKGIIGF; encoded by the coding sequence ATGACAAAGAGGGCTATATTTGATAAAAAAAATGTTTTAGTTATTGGTGGCGCCGGCTTCATAGGCTCGCATCTTTGTGATGAATTACTGAAAGATGCTAAAGTAATTTGTATCGACAACTTTTCCAGTGGACAAGAAAAAAATATTGATCATCTTTTAGCCAACCCTGATTTTGAATTTATCAATCATGACATAACAAAGACAATCGTCCTGGAAGAGTATCCTGAGTTGCAAAAATTCAAGCTAGAATTTCAAGGTATTCAAGAAATTTATAATTTAGCCTGCCCGATGTCTGTCAAAAATTTCAATAGAAATAAAATAGAAACTCTTTTGGTAAATTCTCATGGCGTCAAGAATGCCCTAGATTTAGCGGTTCAGTATGGAGCAAAATTTCTACACTTTTCATCATCGGTTGTTTATGGACTTTTTGATGATTTTGAGCAAAAAATACCTGAAAATTACGTCGGCAAAATTGATCACCTCTCCGAACGCGCTGTTTATGATGAAGGAAAAAGATTTGCTGAAACAATGGTAATGAATTATCGTGAAGAATACGGCATTGACGCCAAGATTATTAGAATATTTAGAACCTTTGGTCCAAGAATGCCACTAGGCGATGACCAAATGATTCCAGATTTTATAACCAATGCCCTTGACGATAAAGACTTAATCATTCAAGGTGATGCCAATTTTTCATCATCATTTTGCTATGTAAGTGACTGCATTGATGCTGCTATCAAGATGATGTCTTCTAAGTTTTATGGCCCAATGAATATTGGCTCTGATGTTAAGGTCAATCTAACCTCTTTTGCTGGAAAGGTAATCGAGGCGGTAAAATCAAAGTCAAAAATCGTTTATGCCGAAGAGGTGCTCTTTATGAAGCCTTTGTGTCTACCAGATTTAACCAAAGCAAGAAATGAACTTGGCTGGTTGCCGATTATCACACTTGATACTGGATTACATAAAACAATAGACGATCTTAGAGCTAAAAAAGGAATTATAGGATTTTAA